The following coding sequences are from one Haliotis asinina isolate JCU_RB_2024 chromosome 3, JCU_Hal_asi_v2, whole genome shotgun sequence window:
- the LOC137278599 gene encoding uncharacterized protein: MAVLPAFTTRLVPSHDDIQDRVFHFRYSCAKDMYERVSSATTRRNTGWRNLTYGEPQMYRHEDPDAMCAFLARQEDQDTSSIAWKIDLEGTGVHGKSLELRAVSHATGDAKVTWKVVCGDKSQTLDAADLLSTFTVDVQGYSSITIIAEIHGGTWNDAHLFKQSFVDTDTYPFEAKLLMDSAYTMVYRLTTLEKKMQLFQLRYFCDQDTYHRKSSGTDIKGLLNGLYQSEGAQREVDEGMVFWARKEDRNEAVYRWKIDLTDSGMCVQKMALMAKCKKYGDAQVVWKINADDKSVTHQGEYLYKTRSINMKRSQVIVLEATVSGGSGTTSWRQAQLFRQKVGAKERVFDCKLYLLKDKEDEEE; the protein is encoded by the exons ATGGCCGTCCTTCCCGCCTTCACGACACGTCTAGTACCGTCACACGATGACATCCAAGATCGTGTGTTCCACTTCCGGTACAGTTGTGCCAAGGACATGTATGAGCGGGTATCGTCTGCTACAACTCGGAGGAACACTGGATGGCGCAACCTGACTTATGGAGAACCCCAAATGTACCGTCATGAGGACCCAGATGCCATGTGCGCCTTTCTTGCACGTCAAGAGGACCAGGACACTTCTTCCATTGCATGGAAAATCGACCTGGaag GAACCGGTGTCCATGGCAAAAGTCTTGAACTTCGAGCTGTGAGTCACGCCACAGGTGACGCCAAAGTAACGTGGAAGGTCGTCTGCGGTGACAAGTCCCAGACATTAGACG CTGCTGACTTGCTCTCAACGTTCACCGTGGACGTCCAGGGGTACAGCAGTATCACAATCATTGCCGAAATACACGGGGGCACGTGGAATGACGCTCACCTGTTCAAGCAGTCATTTGTAGATACTGATACGTACCCCTTTGAAGCCAAACTGCTTATG GACTCCGCCTACACAATGGTGTACCGTCTGACCACCCTCGAGAAAAAGATGCAACTCTTCCAGCTCCGTTACTTTTGTGACCAAGACACCTATCACCGGAAGTCGTCTGGTACGGACATAAAGGGTCTGCTGAATGGACTGTACCAGAGCGAGGGAGCACAGCGGGAGGTGGATGAGGGAATGGTGTTCTGGGCCCGAAAAGAAGATCGAAATGAGGCGGTATATAGGTGGAAGATTGATCTGACAG ATTCGGGGATGTGTGTACAGAAGATGGCTCTCATGGCTAAATGCAAGAAATATGGAGATGCTCAAGTTGTTTGGAAAATCAATGCTGATGACAAATCTGTCACACACCAAG GTGAATATTTGTACAAGACCCGCTCCATCAACATGAAAAGAAGCCAGGTGATAGTCCTGGAAGCCACAGTCAGTGGGGGTTCTGGCACCACTTCCTGGAGGCAGGCCCAGCTGTTCCGCCAGAAGGTCGGGGCCAAGGAACGTGTGTTTGACTGTAAGCTCTACTTGTTGAAGGACAAGGAAGACGAGGAGGAATGA
- the LOC137278598 gene encoding uncharacterized protein PF3D7_1120000-like yields MESEVLEIMKIKENFDSSLYAQMELVQQRKMFVKTNYFFVNAKKQFLKSLYMDPSKWLTTEQADAELEEASSELQEVKREIKDVKTAIQSLCESAEEGFCLLTQKQQLLEERKQELEEKKVKLEQRRTKSSTTQLASETQEGSTGPEMINNLSKKIEAVESAILKCDEAIDQVTSELRLMQPTIKAMEQTVSLNTNRLKQITEEQKRKKNVMSQLVKHLEELVGKMESVSGLTVIPLSWCGVRVEFPRAGADGVQLALSLEYSENNMGDLVLKSAEVNVDSIDVSELLHEAVAHNDVPALVTKLKSRWLSHQPLLTEVSQLRHRYAIDWIQEDNILRVMVGRGGSIVCTLIIPSGYPLSGEVTLTDIKGHSGTDLKDLQPAGSERGLTAWAKMLEEKFGRP; encoded by the exons ATGGAGTCTGAAGTTTTGGAAATAATGAAGATAAAGGAAAACTTTGATTCCAGTCTTTATGCACAGATGGAGTTGGTACAGCAG CGCAAGatgtttgtgaaaacaaattacTTCTTTGTGAATGCTAAGAAGCAGTTCCTCAAGAGCCTTTACATGGACCCCAGCAAATGGCTGACCACAGAGCAAGCAG ATGCCGAGTTAGAGGAAGCATCATCAGAGCTTCAGGAAGTGAAGAGAGAAATAAAAGATGTCAAGACAGCCATTCAATCTCTGTGCGAGTCTGCCGAGGAAG GATTCTGCTTGTTGACTCAGAAACAACAGTTGTTAGAGGAGAGGAAGCAAGAGCTCGAAGAGAAG AAAGTGAAGCTGGAACAGCGGCGGACCAAGAGTTCCACGACACAGCTGGCTTCAGAGACACAGGAGGGTAGCACTGGTCCAGAAATGATCAACAATCTG TCAAAAAAGATCGAGGCTGTGGAGTCTGCTATCTTGAAGTGTGATGAAGCAATAGATCAAGTGACCTCTGAACTGCGGCTGATGCAGCCAACCATCAAGGCAATGGAGCAGACGGTCTCACTGAACACAAACAGGCTGAAGCAAATCACTGAAGAGCAGAAGAGGAAGAAAAATGTCATGTCACAGCTTGTTAAACA TCTGGAGGAGCTTGTGGGCAAGATGGAGTCAGTAAGTGGGCTGACGGTGATCCCCCTGAGCTGGTGTGGTGTGCGGGTGGAGTTTCCGCGAGCAGGGGCTGATGGTGTGCAGCTGGCTCTGTCCCTAGAGTACTCAGAAAACAACATGGGCGACCTAGTGCTGAAGTCTGCAGAG GTGAATGTTGACTCGATTGATGTGTCGGAGCTGCTACATGAGGCTGTTGCCCATAATGATGTGCCAGCACTTGTCACAAAGCTCAAGTCACGATGGCTGTCCCACCAACCATTACTGACAGAGGTGTCCCAACTACGACACAG GTATGCTATTGACTGGATACAAGAGGATAATATTTTGCGAGTGATGGTCGGGCGCGGAGGGAGCATTGTCTGTACACTCATCATACCATCGGGGTATCCCCtgtcaggggaggtaactctgactGACATCAAGGGACATTCGGGTACAGACCTAAAAGACTTGCAG CCAGCAGGGTCTGAGAGGGGCTTGACTGCCTGGGCCAAGATGCTGGAGGAGAAGTTCGGGCGGCCatga